GTCCGGAAAAAGAAATGAATAACATTATAGTATACAGCGTTGCCGATAAGAAAAAACATGTGATTACCGACGGTTGGTATGATGCGGGGTCTCCTAACTTCAGCAACGATGGTAAGTATTTGGTATTTACTTCTGCACGTACGTTTAATCCCACCTATAGCCAGACAGAATGGAATCATGCTTATACAAACATGTATAAGGTATACCTTTTACCGCTCGCTACTGATGCCAAAAATCCATTTGCCCCTAAAAACGACATGCCGTCTTTAGAAAACGAAACGAAAGAAACGAAGGATTCTAAAGACGAAAGTAAAAATAAGGAAAAGGATCCAAAAGAAAATTCAGAAGTTACTTATAATTTCGAAAATATAAACAACCGTATCATCGAGCTACCTGTCATACCCTCCTATTACTACAATTTAAGCATGATAGATAATAAGGTTTATTATAACCGGGGCGGTTCTACTTATCTATTTAACCTGGATGACAAAAAGGAAACCGATACGGATGTCAATCTTCTTTTCAGTCCGAATTACAAGAAAGCGTTAGCTTTCCGGGGAAAGCAGTACGAAATAATCAATATTCCTTCCGGCCCGGTAAAGATAGACAAGCCTATTAATTTGAGCGGATTAAAGAAGCGAATCGATTACCAGCAAGAATGGATGCAGGTATACAATGAGCTTTGGAGAAGGATGCGCGATTTCTTCTACGCGCCTAATATGCATGGAGTAAATTGGGAAAAAATACGTGATAAGTATGCCATATTGGTTCCTTATGTAAAACATCGTACCGATCTTACCTATATTATTGGCGAAATGATCGGTGAATTAAGTGTAGGACATGCTTATTCTATCAATGGCGAACATCCTGAACCGGCACGTATACCTATGGGATTGCTGGGAGCAAAATTCAGCAAAGATGCCTCGGGATACTTTAAGGTAGACAAAATTATTGAAGGAGCCAACTGGAACCCATCTACCCGCTCGCCTTTAACCATGCCTGAAGTGAATGTAAAAGAAGGGGATTATATTCTTTCCGTCAACGGGAAATCTCTAAAGGATGCCGATAATCTTTTTTCTTATCTTATCGATACGGCGAATAAAACGGTGGAGTTGGAAGTAAACGGTACTCCTTCGGAAAAAGGGGCAAGAAAGGTATTAGTTACTCCTTTGTCCGACGAATCGCAACTTTACTATTATAACTGGGTACAGAACAATATTCGCAAGGTGAACGAGGCTACCAACGGTCAGGTAGGATATATCCATATACCGGACATGGGGGTAGCGGGACTGAATGAGTTTGTCAAACATTATTATCCGCAATTGAATAAGAAAGCCCTCATTATCGATGACCGCGGAAACGGGGGCGGAAACGTATCGCCGATGATTATCGAACGATTGTTACGTACTCCGGCTTATTATACGATGCATACGAACCAGGCGCAAGGAGCCGTTAACCCGGTAGGTACTTTCCTCGGACCTAAAGTGTTGCTGGTAGACCAATATTCTGCTTCGGACGGTGATTTGTTCCCTTATCGTTTCAAACATTATAATTTGGGTACTATTATCGGGAAGCGTACTTGGGGCGGTGTGGTTGGTTACAGTGGAATGATCCCGGCTGTAGACGGCGGTACGATTGTTACTCCTTCTTACGCTCCTTATAGTGCGGACGGAAAAAATTTCATTATTGAAGGGCACGGGGTAGAACCTCATATCGATCTAGCCAATGATCCTTATAAAGAATATATGGGTGAAGATGAACAGCTAAATAAAGCGATCGAGGTAGCTTTGAGTAAGTTGAAAACAGAGAAGAAAGAAACTCCGGCTATTCCGGCATTCCCGGATAAACGAGGAAAAAATTAAGATCAAAGAAAAGAGGGTGATGCTAAAATCCAATCTTTAGAGAATAAACACAGAGGCACAGAAACACAGAGCCGTATCTAAGTATTTTAGAATGATCTGCGTCTCGATGTTTCTGTGTTTAATTTCTTTTTGATATACTTTTGTTTTTATCTTTTTCTGTTAACTCCTAAATTCCAATCAGTTTTAACTTGTAATATAACTCCATAACCTTAACATTTTAAATTGAATGTAACCCTATTGTAATAAGAATGAAGCAAATTTATTTTTACTTTGCATGTGGAAAACGAAAGTATTCAGTAGGGTACAATTAAAGTCGATAATAGAAAAGTACTTTTCAACGGAATACCTGTAAAAAATAAAACAGTTTATTAACACACATGAAGATACGACGAATTTTCGCCATCCTTGTAATAGCAAGTGCCATCACTTGCCCTTTATTTGCCCAGGAAACGGATACATTGCAAAATGAGGCTATCCGTATAAACCAACTGGAACAACGTACTGCTTTTCTGGAAAAAGCTGTAAAGAAGTTAAATAATTTCAAGGTATCCGCTTATATTCAAGGCCAATACCAACACGGACAAAAAGATGCAAGTTTGAAAGTTGGCGACTCGAACGAAGACCGGGAGAAAAGCTTTAACCGTTTTGGGATACGCCGCGGACGCATCAAATTCGAATATACCGAAGGAATCGGCGAGGCTGCGATCCAATTGGAAGTAAACGATAAGGGAGTAAGTTTCCGCGATCTTTATATCGGAGTAAAAGATCCCTGGATCGGACGGAACAGTCTATTGGCTGGTGTGTTTAATCGTCCTTTTGGTCACGAAATAGGGTATTCTACCAGCGGACTGGAATCGCCTGAGCGGGCTACTATTATCCAGTATTTCTTTCCCGACGAAAGAGACTTGGGTATTATGCTCACACTACAAACCCGGAAAGAAAGTATTCTGAACTTTCTTAAACTGGAAGCAGGTCTTTTTTCCGGGAATAGTATCAATAAGGATACGGACAATAAAAAAGATTTTATCGGCCATCTGAGTGGAACTAAATCTATCTCGTCGTGGGGAAAATGGGGCGCAGGGATCTCGTATTATAACGGCTTTGTCTTCAATCCTACCACTACAGAATACCGATTGGAAAATAAACGGTTTATTCCTGTAGAGAAGGGAAAGACGGGTACTTTCATGAAACGGGAGTATTTCGGTTTCGATGCTCAATTCAGTGTAACCGGGACATTAGGTACTTCCAAACTACGCGGAGAGGTTCTTTGGGGATGGCAGCCGGGAATTGCCGGGAGCAGTAAAAGCCCGAACTATAGCAAACGTCCGGAAGATTTGCCGGAGAATGCTTTGTATAAACGACCCTTTCTGGGTTACTTCTTTACCTTCGTACAGGATATCGGACAGAGTCCTTTCTCGGCAGTCGTTAAATATGATGCGTATGATCCGAATACAAAGCTTAATGGCAACGACGTAGGTAGAGAAAACAGTAATACTTCCCAAACAGACTTAGCCCAACATACCATTGGTTTAGGGGGACTGTGGCGAATTAATAAGAACTTGCGCCTACAGGCATATTATGAATTTAACCGGAATGAGAAAAGTCCTTATGTAAAAGGATATGAAGCAGACAGGAAAGATGACGTACTTACCGTACGGTTACAATATAAGTTTTAATAAATAGGAATAAATAACTAAGTATTTATGTGTATGAAAAAGACATTTCTATTGACAGCTATTGCCTGTGTATTATCGACAATGAGTTATGCCCAAAAAATCAAAGGGAGTGATACATGCCTTCCTTTAACTCAAAAAGAAGCGGAACGTTATCTGAATAAAGAGAACAGTGCCAAAATCACTGTTACGGGCGGTGGTTCCGGAGTAGGAATTTCCTCTTTACAAGAGGGTACTACGGATATTGCGATGGCTTCCCGAAAAATAA
The genomic region above belongs to Parabacteroides pacaensis and contains:
- a CDS encoding S41 family peptidase; this encodes MNIKKIFLLCLACTASWGIKAEEARLLRFPNINGDKITFSYAGDIYSVDTKGGTARRLTSHIGYEMFPRISPDGKYIAFTGQYDGNTEVFIMPVEGGDPQRLTYTATLGRDDLGDRMGPNNIVMGWTPDSKEVLFRSRQYTFNDFTGQLFTVPIDGGMPKEIPLKDGGFSSYSPDGKKLAYNNIFREFRTWKRYEGGMADNIHIFDFDTKKSETITQDNRQDVFPMWASNGTEIYYLSDKDNDIMNLYVYDLNTKQSKMLTNYTDYDIKFPSIGKDQIVYEQGGYIYKFDTRTKTPQKVTIEIENDQVYARPEWKNVSDDISSISIAPNGERLLVTARGDIFTVPAKEGVTYNLTDSSNANDNNADWSPDGKQIAYVSDKGGEFNIYVRDLATGKEKKLLGKDIKTYIFGFQWSPDSKKILWSDKRNTLNITDVATGQNTEVEKSGESTFGAFNWSPDSKYITYVRPEKEMNNIIVYSVADKKKHVITDGWYDAGSPNFSNDGKYLVFTSARTFNPTYSQTEWNHAYTNMYKVYLLPLATDAKNPFAPKNDMPSLENETKETKDSKDESKNKEKDPKENSEVTYNFENINNRIIELPVIPSYYYNLSMIDNKVYYNRGGSTYLFNLDDKKETDTDVNLLFSPNYKKALAFRGKQYEIINIPSGPVKIDKPINLSGLKKRIDYQQEWMQVYNELWRRMRDFFYAPNMHGVNWEKIRDKYAILVPYVKHRTDLTYIIGEMIGELSVGHAYSINGEHPEPARIPMGLLGAKFSKDASGYFKVDKIIEGANWNPSTRSPLTMPEVNVKEGDYILSVNGKSLKDADNLFSYLIDTANKTVELEVNGTPSEKGARKVLVTPLSDESQLYYYNWVQNNIRKVNEATNGQVGYIHIPDMGVAGLNEFVKHYYPQLNKKALIIDDRGNGGGNVSPMIIERLLRTPAYYTMHTNQAQGAVNPVGTFLGPKVLLVDQYSASDGDLFPYRFKHYNLGTIIGKRTWGGVVGYSGMIPAVDGGTIVTPSYAPYSADGKNFIIEGHGVEPHIDLANDPYKEYMGEDEQLNKAIEVALSKLKTEKKETPAIPAFPDKRGKN
- a CDS encoding porin family protein is translated as MKIRRIFAILVIASAITCPLFAQETDTLQNEAIRINQLEQRTAFLEKAVKKLNNFKVSAYIQGQYQHGQKDASLKVGDSNEDREKSFNRFGIRRGRIKFEYTEGIGEAAIQLEVNDKGVSFRDLYIGVKDPWIGRNSLLAGVFNRPFGHEIGYSTSGLESPERATIIQYFFPDERDLGIMLTLQTRKESILNFLKLEAGLFSGNSINKDTDNKKDFIGHLSGTKSISSWGKWGAGISYYNGFVFNPTTTEYRLENKRFIPVEKGKTGTFMKREYFGFDAQFSVTGTLGTSKLRGEVLWGWQPGIAGSSKSPNYSKRPEDLPENALYKRPFLGYFFTFVQDIGQSPFSAVVKYDAYDPNTKLNGNDVGRENSNTSQTDLAQHTIGLGGLWRINKNLRLQAYYEFNRNEKSPYVKGYEADRKDDVLTVRLQYKF